From the Flavobacteriales bacterium genome, the window TTCATAAGACCTTGTGTATCCCGACATGATATAACCTCCATCAGATGTTTGTTTTAAGGATATACCGTCATCCATGTTGTACCCTCCGATATACGAATCCCAAATTTGATTTCCCAAACCATCCAATTTTAATAGATAGAAGTCTTGCCTGCCATATCCGCCATCCCATTTACTTCCAACAACAGCATATCCTCCATCGTCTGTAGAAATAATATCTCGCGCTACATCCAAATGGAGTCCGCCATAAATTTCTCCCAATTAAGTCCACCATTAGAGCTGAGGTTTATAATGAGAAAATCATCTGCACCCTCGCCAGAACTTCTTGTCGATCCTGCAATTGTGTATTCTCCAGAAGCGTTTACGCAAAAAGAATAAGCGATCTCGTCTTTAGCTCCGCCATGAATATAGGATGTATTTTGCCCAAATGTTACAAGACTGCAAGTGATAAGAAAAAGAAGAGAATGAAATATTTTCATCAAACGCTATATAGATATCTGTTTGGCTTTAGTGAAGTTAGTTATTTTACTGGCTGGTCATTGTCATTTAAATAAACCTTAGTAGATTCGTTTTATTCTATTTTTCATCTCATATAAACATAACAATTTTATTCTCTCCTCTCAATGTTAGTTAAAACGTACGGCAGTGCCACTTTTGGTATTGAGGCCACCACGATAACCGTGGAAGTTGATATAAGTAAAGGTGCTAAATTTTTCATGGTAGGATTACCAGACAACGCAGTTAAAGAAAGTCAACAACGAATTCAAGCAGCGCTTACCAATAATGGATATCGGATTCCAGGTCGACGAATTGTTGTAAATATGGCACCCGCTGATATTCGAAAAGAAGGTTCGTTTTACGATCTCACAATTGCTGTAGGGATTCTAGCCGCTTCCGATCAGATAAAATGTGATGCTGTTAGTGACTACGTTATTATGGGAGAGCTCTCACTGGATGGGAGTTTGCAGCCGTTAAAAGGGGCTTTGCCTATTGCGCTTCAAGCTAAAAAAGAAAATTTTAAAGGAATAATATTACCCTTAACGAATGCTAAAGAAGCAGGAATTGTAGAAGGATTAAATGTATTGGGTGTTGAGAATATTCAACAAGTAGCGGACTTCTTTAATAAAGAGTCAGAAATAACTCCTACAATA encodes:
- a CDS encoding YifB family Mg chelatase-like AAA ATPase — encoded protein: MLVKTYGSATFGIEATTITVEVDISKGAKFFMVGLPDNAVKESQQRIQAALTNNGYRIPGRRIVVNMAPADIRKEGSFYDLTIAVGILAASDQIKCDAVSDYVIMGELSLDGSLQPLKGALPIALQAKKENFKGIILPLTNAKEAGIVEGLNVLGVENIQQVADFFNKESEITPTIVDTKSEFNAKNSNSDFDFSDVKGQENVKRAMEIAAAGGHNIIMIGPPGAGKTMLAKRIPGILPPLSLTEALETTKIHSVANKLGSNSGLICSRPIRSPHHTISDVALVGGGQNPQPGEISLAHNGVLFLDELPEFKRSVLEVMRPPLEDRVISISRARFAVDYP